In Poecile atricapillus isolate bPoeAtr1 chromosome 12, bPoeAtr1.hap1, whole genome shotgun sequence, one DNA window encodes the following:
- the LOC131583489 gene encoding ras-like protein family member 11A-like isoform X1, translated as MLLIPEDTMSQYSTNFLLLPIPEYPALDCAPNKIIKLVVLGGSSVGKTALVVRFLTKRFIGDYEANTGALYSRKFTIDGEQISLQVQDTPFVSLEDDTDSICCQEQINRSIYWADGFVFVYSITDYESFRLLRPLHQHIRRIHPNANIPLLLMANKGDLLRARQVSSKEGLQLATELGGTYCEVSARENCEGVHEAFQQLCQELSRSSSSCNGEKRRGLHLVRPKSPNMQDLKRRLKQALTSKGKSATTL; from the exons ATGCTCCTCATCCCTGAGGATACCATGTCTCAGTATTCCACcaatttcctgctgctgcccatcccGGAATACCCCGCGCTGGATTGTGCTCCCAACAAAATCATCAAACTGGTGGTGCTGGGCGGCAGCAGCGTGGGCAAGACAG CCCTGGTCGTGCGCTTTCTCACAAAGAGATTTATTGGGGACTACGAAGCCAACACTG GTGCTTTGTACTCGAGGAAGTTCACCATAGATGGGGAGCAGATCTCTCTGCAGGTGCAGGATACTCCCTTTGTCTCACTGGAG GACGACACGGACAGCAtctgctgccaggagcagatAAACCGCTCGATCTACTGGGCCGACGGCTTCGTGTTCGTGTATTCCATCACGGACTACGAGAGCTTCCGCCTGCTGCGGCCGCTGCACCAGCACATCCGCAGGATCCACCCCAACGCCAACATCCCCCTGCTGCTCATGGCCAACAAGGGCGACCTGCTGAGGGCCAGGCAGGTGTCCTCCAAGGAAGGGCTGCAGCTGGCCACGGAGCTGGGCGGGACGTACTGCGAGGTGTCGGCGCGGGAGAACTGCGAGGGCGTGCACGAGGCtttccagcagctgtgccaggagctcagcaggagcagcagcagctgcaacgGGGAGAAGAGGAGAGGTCTCCACCTCGTCCGGCCCAAGTCGCCCAACATGCAGGACTTGAAGAGGCGTTTGAAGCAGGCTCTGACTTCCAAAGGCAAATCTGCCACCACGCTCTGA
- the LOC131583489 gene encoding ras-like protein family member 11A-like isoform X2: MLLIPEDTMSQYSTNFLLLPIPEYPALDCAPNKIIKLVVLGGSSVGKTGALYSRKFTIDGEQISLQVQDTPFVSLEDDTDSICCQEQINRSIYWADGFVFVYSITDYESFRLLRPLHQHIRRIHPNANIPLLLMANKGDLLRARQVSSKEGLQLATELGGTYCEVSARENCEGVHEAFQQLCQELSRSSSSCNGEKRRGLHLVRPKSPNMQDLKRRLKQALTSKGKSATTL, from the exons ATGCTCCTCATCCCTGAGGATACCATGTCTCAGTATTCCACcaatttcctgctgctgcccatcccGGAATACCCCGCGCTGGATTGTGCTCCCAACAAAATCATCAAACTGGTGGTGCTGGGCGGCAGCAGCGTGGGCAAGACAG GTGCTTTGTACTCGAGGAAGTTCACCATAGATGGGGAGCAGATCTCTCTGCAGGTGCAGGATACTCCCTTTGTCTCACTGGAG GACGACACGGACAGCAtctgctgccaggagcagatAAACCGCTCGATCTACTGGGCCGACGGCTTCGTGTTCGTGTATTCCATCACGGACTACGAGAGCTTCCGCCTGCTGCGGCCGCTGCACCAGCACATCCGCAGGATCCACCCCAACGCCAACATCCCCCTGCTGCTCATGGCCAACAAGGGCGACCTGCTGAGGGCCAGGCAGGTGTCCTCCAAGGAAGGGCTGCAGCTGGCCACGGAGCTGGGCGGGACGTACTGCGAGGTGTCGGCGCGGGAGAACTGCGAGGGCGTGCACGAGGCtttccagcagctgtgccaggagctcagcaggagcagcagcagctgcaacgGGGAGAAGAGGAGAGGTCTCCACCTCGTCCGGCCCAAGTCGCCCAACATGCAGGACTTGAAGAGGCGTTTGAAGCAGGCTCTGACTTCCAAAGGCAAATCTGCCACCACGCTCTGA